The following is a genomic window from Stappia sp. 28M-7.
TGGCCTGGTTCCTGGTCCTCATCGCCTTCTTCATTCTGGCGATCCAGCTCTTCATCACCGTGCTCGAGTTCAAACTGACGACGCTCGCCGGCTTCGTCCTGGTGCCCTTCGCGCTCTGGAACAAGACGTCGTTCCTCGCCGAACGGGTTCTCGGCAACGTGATTTCCTCCGGCATCAAGGTGATGGTGCTCGCCGTCATCGTCGGCATCGGCTCGACGCTGTTCGCTTCCTTCACCAACGGCCTTCAGGGTCAGGAACCGGACCTTGCCGCCGCCATGTCGCAGGTGCTGGGCGCTCTGGCGCTGCTCGGTCTCGGCATCTTCGGCCCCGGCATCGCTTCGGGTCTTGTATCCGGAGCACCGCAGCTCGGCGCCGGCGCCGCCCTCGGCGCAACTGGTGCTGCGGTGGGCGCGACCATGCTCGCCGGTGGCGCGGCGCTTGCCGGGGCGCGCATGGCCGCTGGCGGCGGTCTAGCCGCCATCCGCGCGGGCACGGCGATGGGGTCTGCCGCTTCTTCCGCCTACCAACTGGGACAGGCGACCTCCGGGACGTCCGGCATGGCAGGCGCCGCGGCCGGTGTTGGTGGCATGGCGCGCGCTGCCGGCGGAGCCGCCACAAACGCCGCGCGCCAAGTCGCGGGTCGCGCCTCTTCCTCTCTGAAAGAAAGCGCCGATGCCGGACGCCGTGGCGCCTGGACGGCCACCGGCGGCACGCCGACCGCCTCCATGTCGGAGGCAAGCGCCGCATCGGCGGGCATCCCCTCGAGTTCCCCGCCGGATTGGGCGAACCGCCTGCGCTCCGAACAGGCGGCGCGTGCGCATCGGCAGACCGCCACCCAAGCCATCAAGGACGGTGACCGGCCCGGCAACGGCGCCAATCCCTCCCTCAATGACAAGGACGACTGACCCATGTTCTTCCGACGACCGATTCAACGATACGGCACGACGCCGGAGCCCGTCACTCCCTATCAGAGGGCCGCCCAGCTCTGGGACGAGCGCATCGGCGCGTCCCGTATCCAGGCAAGAAACTGGCGGGTCATGGCCTTCGGCTGCCTGGCGCTTTCCGTCGGTCTTTCCGGCGGCTTGCTCTGGCAGTCGCTGCAAAGCCGCGTCGCGCCCTATGTGGTCGAGGTCGACAAGTTCGGCGAGGCGCGCGCCGTCGCGCCGGCGATCCAGAACTACCAGCCGGCCGACGCCCAGATCGCCTGGCACCTCGCCCGCTTCATCACCAACGTCCGTTCGGTGTCCACCGATCCGGTGCTGGTGCGCCAGAACTGGCTGTCCGCCTACGATTTCGCCACCGACCGCGCCGCGCTGTTCCTGAACGACCACGCTAAGAAGAACGATCCCTTCAGCGCGATCGGCACCCGCAGCGTCTCGGTCCAGGTGACGAGCGTTGTGCGGGCCTCTGACGCCTCCTTCCAGGTCAAGTGGACCGAGCAGGTCTTCGAGCGCGGTAGCCTGGCCCGCACCGAGCGCTGGACCGCGATCCTGACGGTCGTGATCCAGACCCCGCGCACCGCCGAGCAGCTCCGCAAGAACCCCCTCGGCGTCTTCGTCAACGCCATCGACTGGTCGCGCGAACTCGACGCCACCGCGCCGCAATTGCCCAAGGAGCCCTCTCAATGAAGAAGAACATGTTCGTCATCACCGTGTCGGCGCTGGCCTTGTCCGCCTGCGCCACAAAGCCTTTGCCGCCAACGATCAGCTACGACTCCGACGACTTCAAGCCGGCCGTCATCGACAGGGAACCGGCCAGGCCGGTGAAGATCGTCGAGGTGCCGAAGGTCCTGCCATTGCCGGGCCAGCTTCTGCCGGAGCCCGGCGAGGTGGCCGAGGACAAGCGCCCGCCGACCGAGCGGGTCGAGGACGCCAACAAGGCGGCGACCCAGGAGCCGACCAAGCACGGCTATGTCAACGCCATCCAGGTCTATCCCTATACGGAAGGGGCGCTCTACCGTCTCTATGCGGCGCCTGAGCGCGTCAGCGACATTGCCTTGCAGCCCGGCGAAAAGCTCACCTCCGTCTCCGCCGGCGACACGGTGCGCTGGGTGATCGGCGACACGCTGAGCGGCACAGGCAATTCGGAGCGTACCCATGTGCTGGTCAAGCCCTTTGCGCCGGGCCTCAAAACCAATCTCGTCATCACCACCGACCGCCGCGCCTATCACCTCCAGCTTGAAAGCACCGAGAGGACCGCCATGGCGGCGATCTCCTGGACCTATCCATCCGATCAGCTTCTCGCCCTGCGCCGGCAGAACGCGGCGGCCGAGACAGCGCTGCCGGTGGCGTCCAACATCGCGCTCGAAAACATCCGCTTCCGTTACGCCATCACCGGCGACAACCCGCCTTGGAAGCCCCTGCGCGCCTTCGACGATGGCCACAAGGTCTATATCGAGTTCCCCCGCCGGATCGATCAGGGCGAGGCGCCGCCGCTCTTCGTGGTGGGCGCCGACGGCGGCAACCAGCTCGTCAACTACCGCATGCGCGGCAACTACTACATCGTCGACCGCCTCTTCGCTGCCGCCGAACTGCGCCTCGGCGCCAAGCCGCAGCAGGTGGTTCGGATTTCCCGGACCGACGGGACGCCACGGCGCACCGCGTTGTTTTCGCGCACGGACCGGTAGGGGGAGAGGCCATGACGGATCCCGCCGCACCCACGCCAAAACCTGCCGGTTCGTCCAAGCGCGATCCCGGCAAGCTGGACCTGCGCGCCGCGCCCCGCCGCGTCGTACGCTTCAGGCGCGGCCTTGTCATCGGCGTGGCCGCGCTCGGCTCCGGCGCCATCCTCGGCGTGACCATGATGGCGCTGCAAGGCCCGGCCCTGCGAATCCAGGACCAGGCCGAGGAGCTCTACAACACCGAACGCAAACCGACCCCGGACGGCCTTGCCGCGTTGCCCGGCGATTACAGCCAGGTCAAGCCGGAGACACCGCAGCTCGGGCCGCCGCTGCCCGGCGATCTCGGCCGGCCGATCCTCGAACGCCAGCGGCAGCTCGGCATCGCGCCGGGAGGATCGGAATTGTCCGCCGAGGAGCAGCGCCTCGCCCAGCAGGCCATCCAGGCGAAGGAGGCCGGCGTCTTCTTCCGTATCGAGAACCGGCCGCGGCAGGACGCGCCGGCAGTGACGGGCCAGTCCCAGCAAATGGCAGCGACGGAGACCGGTTCGCCCGATGCCAACCGCCTGGCGCTCGATCCCGAACGCGACCAGAACAACCAGCAGCGCAAGCTCGACTTCCTGAATCAGCGCGATACCGGCGGCATCTACAATCCGCACGCGCTACAGACCCCGGTCTCGCCCCATCAGGTGATGGCCGGCAGTGTGATCGCCGCGAGCCTGATCACGGGCATCAATTCCGACCTGCCGGGCCTCGTCGTCGCCCAGGTCACCCAGAACGTCTACGACACGGTGACCGGCCGCACGCTGCTGATACCACAGGGCTCGCGCCTGATCGGCACCTATGACAGCGTGATTGCCTTCGGCCAGTCCCGTGCGCTGCTTGTCTGGCAGCGCATCATCCTGCCCGACGGCTCCTCCGTCGAGATCGACAATCTGCCCGCCACCGACACCGCCGGCTATGCCGGGCTCGAGGACGAGGTCGACTACCACACCTGGCGGCTCATCAAGGGCATCGCGCTTGCCACCCTGCTCGGCGTCGGCACGGAGCTGAGCCTCGGCAGTAACGAGAGCGACCTGGTCCGGGCGATACGCGAGTCCACCCAGCAGAATGTCAACCGCGCCGGCCAGCGCATCACCGAGAAGAACCTGAACATCCAGCCGACCATCACCGTCCGTCCCGGCTGGCCGCTCAGGATCATCGTTCACAGGGATCTCGTATTGCGCCGCTACCAGGGCTGAAACCTGTCCACCGAAGCTTTAGCAAAGGAGGATCGATCATGGCCAATCTGAAACTCGGAAAACTGCCCGACCGCACGCCGGCGAAGATCACCATCACCGTCGGCGCGGACCTGAACCAGGCGCTACGGGATTATGCGATCCTCTACCGCGCCACCTATGGCGAGGCCGAGTCCGTCGCCGAGCTCATTCCCTTCATGCTGGAGGCCTTCCTCGACAGCGACCGCGCCTTCGCCAAGGCGCGCAAGGAGGGGTTGCCCGAGACGAACATCGACCAACCGGCGCGGCGCGCCCGCTCACCCCGCGC
Proteins encoded in this region:
- the trbL gene encoding P-type conjugative transfer protein TrbL — translated: MNDLGIIDRFMETFSRYIDSGFGLLSGDVAFLTTILIGIDITLAGLFWALGGEDNIIGRLIRKVLYVGVFALILNNFQNLAEIIYRSFSGLGIQAAPGTLAADDLLKPGKIAATGYEAAYPLIDQVGNLVGFPEIFGNALTVFVLLLAWFLVLIAFFILAIQLFITVLEFKLTTLAGFVLVPFALWNKTSFLAERVLGNVISSGIKVMVLAVIVGIGSTLFASFTNGLQGQEPDLAAAMSQVLGALALLGLGIFGPGIASGLVSGAPQLGAGAALGATGAAVGATMLAGGAALAGARMAAGGGLAAIRAGTAMGSAASSAYQLGQATSGTSGMAGAAAGVGGMARAAGGAATNAARQVAGRASSSLKESADAGRRGAWTATGGTPTASMSEASAASAGIPSSSPPDWANRLRSEQAARAHRQTATQAIKDGDRPGNGANPSLNDKDD
- the trbF gene encoding conjugal transfer protein TrbF, with translation MFFRRPIQRYGTTPEPVTPYQRAAQLWDERIGASRIQARNWRVMAFGCLALSVGLSGGLLWQSLQSRVAPYVVEVDKFGEARAVAPAIQNYQPADAQIAWHLARFITNVRSVSTDPVLVRQNWLSAYDFATDRAALFLNDHAKKNDPFSAIGTRSVSVQVTSVVRASDASFQVKWTEQVFERGSLARTERWTAILTVVIQTPRTAEQLRKNPLGVFVNAIDWSRELDATAPQLPKEPSQ
- the trbG gene encoding P-type conjugative transfer protein TrbG gives rise to the protein MKKNMFVITVSALALSACATKPLPPTISYDSDDFKPAVIDREPARPVKIVEVPKVLPLPGQLLPEPGEVAEDKRPPTERVEDANKAATQEPTKHGYVNAIQVYPYTEGALYRLYAAPERVSDIALQPGEKLTSVSAGDTVRWVIGDTLSGTGNSERTHVLVKPFAPGLKTNLVITTDRRAYHLQLESTERTAMAAISWTYPSDQLLALRRQNAAAETALPVASNIALENIRFRYAITGDNPPWKPLRAFDDGHKVYIEFPRRIDQGEAPPLFVVGADGGNQLVNYRMRGNYYIVDRLFAAAELRLGAKPQQVVRISRTDGTPRRTALFSRTDR
- a CDS encoding TrbI/VirB10 family protein encodes the protein MTDPAAPTPKPAGSSKRDPGKLDLRAAPRRVVRFRRGLVIGVAALGSGAILGVTMMALQGPALRIQDQAEELYNTERKPTPDGLAALPGDYSQVKPETPQLGPPLPGDLGRPILERQRQLGIAPGGSELSAEEQRLAQQAIQAKEAGVFFRIENRPRQDAPAVTGQSQQMAATETGSPDANRLALDPERDQNNQQRKLDFLNQRDTGGIYNPHALQTPVSPHQVMAGSVIAASLITGINSDLPGLVVAQVTQNVYDTVTGRTLLIPQGSRLIGTYDSVIAFGQSRALLVWQRIILPDGSSVEIDNLPATDTAGYAGLEDEVDYHTWRLIKGIALATLLGVGTELSLGSNESDLVRAIRESTQQNVNRAGQRITEKNLNIQPTITVRPGWPLRIIVHRDLVLRRYQG
- a CDS encoding DUF2274 domain-containing protein; this translates as MANLKLGKLPDRTPAKITITVGADLNQALRDYAILYRATYGEAESVAELIPFMLEAFLDSDRAFAKARKEGLPETNIDQPARRARSPRAGDSEAASPAVSSASQFQE